The following DNA comes from bacterium.
GTGACCATATCAATACGACGGTCATGGTTATTAATGAATACAACGTCATCTATGCGGGAATGCTGTGCGTCACCATGCTGACGGCTGCATCCGGCATTGTCTACTTATATCAAAATCGTGAAAGCCTGCGCCATCTCGCCATGTTCAGTTTCTTCAAAAATTCTTAATCCCTTATGATGTTTTTTTCCAAGTTGATCGCCACCGGGTTCGGCGTCGGTTATTTTCCTAAAGCGCCAGGCACGGTAGGAAGCTTGTTGGCCGTTTTTTTGTATTATATTTTTTTCCCAAATGAGCCTTCGGTATTGATTCATGCGGTTTTTTTCATTATACTTGCGCTGTTTTTCAGCCTAGGCGTGTGGACAGCCACACGCGTTGAAACGATCTACGGACACGACCCTTCATGCGTTGTCATCGATGAAATTGTTGGAATGGGGTTAACGCTGTTTCTAATCCCAAAATCATGGATTTGGATTCTGATAGGATTAATTCTATTCCGCTTGATGGATATTACGAAATGGTTGGGCGCCGATCACATGCAACAATTGAAAGGCGGCTGGGGCGTAATGATGGATGACGTGGTTGCCGGTTTTTGGAGTTGTATTATGTTGCATACATTGATTAAAATTATAAATTTCTTTTGAACTTTTAACTTCTGGAGAATCATCCGATGAGCGTACTGGTGGATAAGAAAACACGATTGGTGGTGCAAGGCATCACAGGCAAAGAAGGCACTTTCCACACGAGCCAAATGACGGAATACGGCCCTTATGTCGTTGCCGGTGTCACGCCGGGCAAAGGCGGTATGAAGTATAAAGGCAACGAAAAAGACAAACTCAAATATGATGTTCCGGTATTCAATACCGTTTCCGATGCCGTTAAAATGGCTAAGGCCAATACATCGGTAATTTTCGTTCCGCCGGCATTTGCTGCGGATGCGATCATCGAAGCAGCCGAGGCCGGAATCAAAACCATTATTTGTATTACGGAAGGCATCCCTGCATCGGATATGGCGCGCGTATATGAATACCTCAAGGGTAAAGACGTACATCTCGTTGGTCCAAATTGCCCCGGTGTGATCTCGCCCGGCAAATGTAAAGTCGGCATCATGCCTGCTTTCATTCACAAATCCGGCCGCGTTGGAGTAATCTCGCGTTCAGGGACGCTGACATACGAGGCCGTCTATCAATTGACGCAGCTCGGTATCGGACAGTCCACGTGTATAGGCATTGGCGGCGATCCGGTAATCGGCACCCGTTTTGTCGATGCATTCAAACTGTTCGCTGAAGATAAAGATACCGATGGCATTGTCATGATCGGAGAGATCGGTGGCACGGCGGAAGAAGAAGCTGCCGCGTGGGTGAAGAAAAATTTCAAAA
Coding sequences within:
- a CDS encoding phosphatidylglycerophosphatase A, whose product is MMFFSKLIATGFGVGYFPKAPGTVGSLLAVFLYYIFFPNEPSVLIHAVFFIILALFFSLGVWTATRVETIYGHDPSCVVIDEIVGMGLTLFLIPKSWIWILIGLILFRLMDITKWLGADHMQQLKGGWGVMMDDVVAGFWSCIMLHTLIKIINFF
- the sucD gene encoding succinate--CoA ligase subunit alpha, whose translation is MSVLVDKKTRLVVQGITGKEGTFHTSQMTEYGPYVVAGVTPGKGGMKYKGNEKDKLKYDVPVFNTVSDAVKMAKANTSVIFVPPAFAADAIIEAAEAGIKTIICITEGIPASDMARVYEYLKGKDVHLVGPNCPGVISPGKCKVGIMPAFIHKSGRVGVISRSGTLTYEAVYQLTQLGIGQSTCIGIGGDPVIGTRFVDAFKLFAEDKDTDGIVMIGEIGGTAEEEAAAWVKKNFKKPVVAFIAGQTAPPGRRMGHAGAIISGGKGTAEEKMKALKSAGITVVKSPADIGITMADALGLNKKKKKSKPAKKTAKKKVKKSAPKKKTKKAAKKKKK